The Candida dubliniensis CD36 chromosome 5, complete sequence genome has a window encoding:
- a CDS encoding ATP-dependent RNA helicase, putative (Similar to S. cerevisiae NAM7;~In S. cerevisiae: ATP-dependent RNA helicase of the SFI superfamily, required for nonsense mediated mRNA decay and for efficient translation termination at nonsense codons; involved in telomere maintenance), translated as MSNLLFHNFDKNSEDIEDFNSTASNIISIRDNGSIKDGNGSETDTINQYNEQELLNQLKDEHYTSDSPIEHVTQSYGDQEGDIDQDSEQHYEHACAYCGIHNPNSVIKCNTCNKWFCNAKTNSSSSHIVTHLIMSRHNQVSLHEESELGDTTLECYNCGNKNVFILGFVSAKQESVVVILCRLPCARSKDVNWDTSEWQALIEDRQFLSWLAPPPTEDDLIEAKLITPQQISKLEAQWRLNRAATINDIENNDETEQEVLPILMRYNDAFQYQRSFGPLVKLEGDYDKNLKESQALEHIQVKWALGLNNRHLASFTLSTFETSDLKVAVGDEIILRYSGNQGEPWEGHGYILRLPNAYQEEFTLELNPSKIIPPTNLTTDFTAEFVWKGTSYTRMQQAMKDFATDEESVSSFIYHKLLGHEVLPIEFDIDLPKKFSHPKLTELNVSQTNAVRTVLQRPLSLIQGPPGTGKTVTSATIIYHLSKLNKQKILVCAPSNVAVDHLAAKLDLLGLKVVRLTAKSREDVESSVSHLALHNLVNNNAKGELKKLIKLKNQVGELSVGDTNNYLKLSRSSELKILNKSEVVCCTCVGAADRRLSQFKFKTVLIDESTQASEPEVLIPIVKGAKQVILVGDHQQLGPVILDKKAADAGLKQSLFERLVFLGHVPIRLEVQYRMHPCLSEFPSNMFYEGSLQNGVTSDDRLIEESTFPWPVIDTPMMFWANYGREELSASGNSYLNRVEAMNVEKIITKLFKDGIKPEQIGVITPYEGQRAYLVQFMSVNSTLLDKRDQYLNVEITSVDAFQGREKDFIILSCVRANDSQSIGFLSDPRRLNVALTRAKYGLVILGNPRSLCRNRLWNHLLIHFREKGCLVDGPLDNLQLSMVQLNTNNMRSTTSSNNNNYYNGRQRKGKFGAASTVDSVTDFDSASILSYDNSAIVHKSGHNGNSNVNLKEEMWPALNGKQQVFDGDNNLTANFYNKLNKIDKNYGGGRYNTGGNNIEDDIKSITSTFAAGLNF; from the coding sequence TAAAAGATGAGCATTATACTTCTGATAGTCCTATCGAACATGTGACTCAGTCATATGGTGATCAAGAAGGAGATATCGACCAAGATTCAGAACAACATTATGAACATGCATGTGCTTATTGTGGAATCCATAATCCTAATTCTGTCATTAAATGTAACACATGTAATAAATGGTTTTGTAATGCCAaaacaaattcttcaaGTTCACATATTGTTACTCATTTAATCATGTCTCGTCATAATCAAGTGAGTCTTCATGAAGAATCGGAATTGGGAGATACAACTTTAGAATGTTATAATTGTGGTAATAAAaatgttttcattttagGATTTGTTAGTGCTAAACAAGAATCAGTTGTTGTGATATTATGTCGTTTACCATGTGCTCGATCCAAAGATGTCAATTGGGATACTAGTGAATGGCAAGCATTAATTGAAGATAGACAATTTTTGTCATGGTTGGCCCCTCCTCCAACTGaagatgatttaattgaagcAAAGTTAATTACACCACAACAAATCTCTAAATTAGAAGCTCAATGGAGATTAAACCGTGCTGCAACAATTAATGacattgaaaataatgatgaaacaGAACAAGAAGTTTTACCAATTTTGATGAGATATAATGATGcctttcaatatcaaagaTCATTTGGACCATTAGTTAAATTAGAAGGTGATTATgacaaaaatttgaaagaatCACAAGCATTGGAACATATTCAAGTTAAATGGGCATTAGGATTAAACAATAGACATTTAGCTTCCTTTACATTATCAACTTTTGAAACTAGTGATTTAAAAGTAGCAGTAGGTGATGAAATCATATTGAGATATAGTGGGAATCAAGGTGAACCATGGGAAGGTCATGGATATATTTTAAGATTACCCAATGCTTatcaagaagaatttaCTTTAGAATTAAATCCATCGAAAATCATTCCACCAACTAATTTAACAACTGATTTTACTGCAGAATTTGTTTGGAAAGGTACTTCATATACAAGAATGCAACAAGCAATGAAAGATTTTGCTACTGATGAAGAATCAGTTTCATCTTTTATTTATCATAAATTATTAGGTCATGAAGTTTtaccaattgaatttgatattgatttaccgaaaaaattttctcaTCCAAAATTAACTGAATTAAATGTTTCTCAAACTAATGCTGTTAGAACTGTTTTACAAAGaccattatcattaattcaAGGTCCACCAGGGACTGGTAAAACTGTGACTTCAGCCAcaattatttatcatttatcaaaattaaataaacaaaaaattttggtttGTGCTCCTTCTAATGTTGCTGTTGATCATTTGGCTGCTAAATTAGATTTATTAGGATTAAAAGTAGTTCGATTAACTGCGAAATCTCGTGAAGATGTTGAAAGTTCAGTGAGTCATTTAGCATTACATAATTTGGTCAATAATAATGCCAAAGgggaattgaaaaaattaattaaattgaaaaatcaagtTGGAGAATTATCTGTTGGTGATActaataattatttgaaacttTCTAGATCTtcagaattgaaaattttaaataaatctGAAGTTGTTTGTTGTACATGTGTTGGAGCAGCTGATAGAAGATTAAgtcaatttaaatttaaaacagttttaattgatgaaagtACTCAAGCTTCTGAACCAGAAGTATTGATTCCAATTGTTAAAGGTGCTAAACAAGTAATTTTAGTAGGTgatcatcaacaattggGTCCAGTTATTTTGGATAAAAAAGCTGCTGATGCTGGATTGAAacaatcattatttgaaagaTTGGTATTTTTAGGACATGTTCCTATTAGATTGGAAGTTCAATATAGAATGCATCCATGTTTATCTGAATTTCCTAGTAATATGTTTTATGAAGGATCATTACAAAATGGAGTCACTAGTGATGATAgattaattgaagaatcaACATTCCCTTGGCCAGTTATTGATACTCCCATGATGTTTTGGGCCAATTATGGACGTGAAGAATTGAGTGCTAGTGGTAATTCATATTTGAATCGAGTGGAAGCCATgaatgttgaaaaaatcattactaaattatttaaagatGGAATTAAACCGGAACAAATTGGGGTTATAACACCTTATGAAGGTCAAAGAGCATATTTGGTTCAATTTATGCTGGTTAATTCAACATTATTGGATAAACGTGATCAATATCTTAATGTAGAAATCACTAGTGTTGATGCATTCCAAGGTCGAGAAAaagattttattattttaagTTGTGTTCGTGCTAATGATTCTCAAAGTATTGGGTTTTTAAGTGATCCAAGAAGATTAAATGTCGCTTTAACAAGAGCAAAATATGGGTTAGTGATTTTAGGAAATCCTCGATCATTGTGTCGTAATAGATTATGGaatcatttattgattcatttcCGTGAAAAAGGGTGTCTTGTTGATGGTCCATTAGataatttacaattatCAATGGTACAATTGAATACCAACAACATGAGATCAACCACTTCAagtaacaacaataattacTACAATGGTCGTCAACGAAAAGGTAAATTTGGAGCTGCTTCTACAGTTGATTCAGTGACTGATTTTGATAGTGCCAGTATTTTATCTTATGACAATAGTGCCATTGTTCATAAAAGTGGTCATAATGGTAATAGTAATGTCaatttaaaagaagaaatgtGGCCTGCTTTAAATGGTAAACAACAAGTTTTCGATGGTGATAACAATTTGACTGCAAATTtctataataaattaaacaaaatcgATAAGAATTATGGTGGTGGAAGATATAATACTGgtggtaataatattgaagatgatattAAAAGTATTACTAGTACATTTGCTGCTggattgaatttttaa